The genomic DNA GGTCCACGCCCTCCAGGCAGCGCACGTTGATGGCGAACATCGTCTTGCCATCCGGCGTCTTGCCCGTGCCGAACGCCTCCACGCCGCAGTCCGGGCAGAAGAGGTGGTCGATGACCTTCTTGTTGAACTGATACTTCTTCAGTTCATCCTGCTGGCCCTTCTTGAGGGCGAACTGCTCCGGCGTCGCGAAGGTGAGGAGCAGTCCGCGCTTGGTGCAGATGGAACAGTTACAGGAGATGGCGGTGCCCAGGTCCGTGTCGACCTCGAACGTGAACCTGCCGCAGTGACATCCGCCCGTGTACTTCTTCGTCTCCGCCATGTGGTGTTCTCCCGAGGCCGCGTGACGCGGCTCCCTCCAGGTGTCGGCGCTCACCTTGGCACAGGTTCCGCGTTCACGCCCGGCGCAGCGTGAGGACCGCCAATTCCGCCGGAGCACCCCACCGCACCGGCGGTCCCGTCGTCCCCGCGCCGAGGTTCACGTACAGCCACGAGCGATCCCGGCGGTACATGCCCGCGGTCCATCGGGTCAGGACCCGCGCGAGGGACAGCCGGCGCACGCCGGGAATCGCGAGCTGTCCACCGTGCGTATGCCCCGAGAGCGTCAATTCGACCCCGCGTGCGTGCGCCATGGGGAAGAGATCGGGATCATGCGCGAGCAACACCGTGGGGACGCCCTCGGGCCGGTCCGCCAGGGCCCGCGTGAGATCATGGCGCGAGGTCCAGGTGTCATCCACGCCCGCGACGTACAGCCGCGCGCCGTCCCGCTCCACCACCACGCCCCGGTTGCGCAGGACCTGGAGTCCCCACCGCTCCAACTCCCGCACGAGGTGCTCGCCATCCGTGAAGTAGTCGTGGTTGCCCATGCAGGCGAAGACGCCATCCTTCGCGCGCAGCCCCCCCAGGGCTCGCGCCACCGCCTCCACGTGGGTGGACCCATGGGTGATCAAATCCCCGGTGACGGTCACCAGATCCAATTCGAGCGCGTTGAGGCGCGCGACCCAGGAGGAGACCCGGCGCTCGGAGATATTCGGCCCGCAGTGCACGTCGGAGATCTGCCCGATGCGGTATCCATCCAGGGCCGGAGGGAGTCCGTCCACGCGGACCTCCAGCTGGCGGAGCCTCGGTCGGCCGAGGACCGACCTCACGCCCGTGGCCACCGCGAACGCCCCCGCGAAGGTCCACACCCCGGTCGCGGGCACTCCCGCGTGGATGGCGAGTTCCGAGGGAATCAGGAGCAGGTCGAACATCAGACACGCGATCCACCAACCCAGGGCCAGGTAGGACACGAAGCGGGGCCGGGTGGTGTGCCACGGGTTCTTGAGCTGGACGAGGTAGGGCACCGATACCAGCACCGCGGCCAGCAAGGGCAGGGGCGAGTGGGTGGCCTCCCGGAGCCAGGCCACCGTGGGCCACTGGATGACGGTGGCGACGAGGGCCGCGAGCAGGGGGAAGTAGCCCTGGATCAGGGTTCGGCTGGACATGACGTCACGTGTCTAGCTCAGGCGTTGGCGTGGCGTGAGCCCTCCATTCGGTGGAAGGGGAGGCTGAAGCAGAACGTGGTGCCCTGACCGGGAGTGCTCTCCAGCCAGATGCGGCCCCCATGTGCCTCGATGATGCGCGAGCTCAGGTGCAACCCGAGCCCCACCATGCCCACATAGCCCGGGGCTCCCGAGGGGAGGGGTTCATACAGGGGCTCGAAGACGTGGGGCTGGCGCTCGGGAGGGATGCCGGGACCCTGGTCGTGGACCGACACCACGGCTTCACTCTCCGCGCACTCCAGCCGCACCTCGATGGGGCGGGCGGGCGGCGAGTAGCGGATGGCGTTCTCCAGCAGGTGGATCATCACCTCGCTCATGCGTTGCCGGTCGGCGTCCACGGGGGGCACCTCGTCGGCCACCAGGTGGATGGGATGTTCCGTGCTGCGCGCCAGGCTGGTGACGCGCTCGGACACGAGCGCCCGCAGGTCGACCTGGCCCCGCTCCAGCTTCGCGATGCCCGGGGCGAGCCGGGTGGCCGTGAACAGGTGCTCCACCAGCCGCCCCAGGCGCCGCGCCCCCCGGGCGATGGCGGCCAGCCCCTTGCGCTGGCGCTCGGAGCCCTCTTCCTTCCAGGTGAGGATGTCCGCCCACGTCTGCAGGGTGGTCACCGGCGTCTTGAGCTCGTGGGCCGCCGCCGACATGAATTCCTCGCGCAGCCGCAGGGCCTCGCGCACTTCCTGGAACAGCCTCGCCTTCTCGAGCGCCACCGCGACGAGTTGTCCCACGGTCATGTGGAACTCCAGGTCGCGCGTCGAGAACACACGCGGTGTCCGGCTCAGGCTCGTGAGGACGCCCACCATCCGTCCGCGCGAGTGCAGGGGAATGGCCACCATCGCGTGGAAGCCCTCGCGTGCCGCGAGCACATGGCCGGGGGAGGCATCCTTCTCGGACTGGAGATCCTCGATGACCTGCGGGGTTTCTTCCCGGGCGGCGCGCGCGGCGAGCGCCGACGCCGAGAGTGGGATTCCACCGAGGCCTTCCCGGATCGCCTTGGTGAAACCGTGAGAGGCCTTCAGGTGGAGGCCCACCGCCTCGGCATCCATCATCCACAGCCCCACGGCGTCCGAGCCCAGTGCATGGATGCACTGCTCGCTCGCCACCTGGGTGATGCGCTCGAGTTCCACCTCCCGGACCAGCGCTTGTCCCAGGCGGGCGAAGGCGCGCTCCCGCTCCAGCATCCGCACCCGTTCCCCTTCCGTGCGCTTGCGCTCGGTGATGTCGTGGACGACGGTCTCTCCGAGGATGATGCGGCCGCTGGCGTTCTTCACGGGGGCGCCGTTGACGCTGACCAGACGCTCCTCGCCCGAGGGATCCCTCAGGCGCATCTCCACGTCGGTGAAGGTCTCCCCCTTGAGGGCGCGCAGCAGCGGCAGTTCCGCCATGGACATGGGCCGGCCATCGGCATGGCGCAGGGCGTAGCGCTGGATGAATTCGTTCAACGTCAGGCCCAGTTGCGTGCGCTCCGTGAGCCCGAGCAGCCGCAGCCCCGCGGGGTTGGCATCGCTCAGCCGTTCATCGGGACTGGCCAGGAAGATGGCATCCGGCACGCTGGCGATGATGGCGCCGAGCTGACGGGCATGGCGCTCGGCCTCGGCGCGTAGCGCGTCCACCTCCCGCTGCCGCTGGGCGATGTGCGCTGCCATCTGATCCAGGGCCTCGCCCAACTCCTCCATCTCGTCTCCGGTGCGGATGCGCGCCCGCTGCCCCATGTCGCCCCGGCCCAGGGCCTGGGCGAGTGCCTGGAGCTGACGCACGGGGCGTGCCTGGATGCGCGCCAGCGCCGCGGCCATGAGCCCGCTGAACAGCAGGATGCCGCCAAAGGCGGCCAGCTTCGTGTACAGCCGGGCGGAGAGCGGCGCGAGGGCGAGTTCCCGCGAGGCCACCACGCCCACCGCCCAGTGGTAGCGCGGGGTGGGGACGAAGGCGCCGAGGAAGACATCTTGATCCAGGGGGCTGGTGGCCCGGTCCACCTGGGAGGGCAGTCCTCCGAGCGCCGCCCTCAGCGGGGGGAAGGCCGCGAAGGCATCCCCGCGCGTGAAGGGCAGGGAGGGAAAGCCCGTGTGGAAGGCGAGCCGTCCCCGGGGGTCCACGAGGAGGATTTCCTGCCGGGTATGCATCCGGGCGGGCAGCGAGCGCTGGGCCAGGAGTTCGGTGCCCATCACCACGTTGACCACCCCGATGGGCTGCTCCAGGGCGTCCCGGATGGGCACGGAGATGAGCAACGCCGTGCGCAGGGGCCGCCGCAGCTCGATGACCTCGGAGACGACCGGCGCGTTGGTGGCCATGGCCCGCTGGAAGTAGGGCCGGTCGCCAATCCGCAGCCGGGGCTCGGCGGGCGCGTCCGGATCTCCCCACCCCCGGTTGAGGCCGTGCGCGTCGTAGACGCCAATCGAGTTGAAGCGCGAGGGGTGTCCGGTGAGCCGCCGCAGGTGCGTGTCCAGGTGGAGCGGGTCCAGCGTCCGCACGAGTGGATCATTGGCCACGGCCCAGCCGAGATCGATCGCCGCGTCGAAGGACTCGGAGACCTGCACGGCGACGGCGTGGGCCGTCAGGCTCTGGGCCTCGAGGAACGCCTCCTGGGTGGAGCGCGCGTCCGAGACGATGTCCGCGCCGAGCAACACCAGGACGGGCAGCAGTACCGCGGCGAAGGCGAGCAACAGCTTGCGCTGAAAAGGGAGGCGGATAGGAGCGCCCGGGACGGTTCGCACACCCTCTCAACCCCGCTGTGTTCCGCCCCTCGTCCCAGGCGCTTTTCGTGTGACCCCAGGGCGGACGGGCTGTCGAGCGCGAGCCCAAGTGACCGCAGAGACCGGACGGGGGGCGAACGGGTCAAAAAATCATTTTGCGAGGGGATATAAGACCTTTTGTTTACTTGAGAACATTCCCGTTTTCCTCTGTTTTTCTCGTATTTCTGTTAAGTCACCTTGCTCGCGCCCGGAGCGGCATCGACCCGATCGGTCCCGGGACACCACGAGGGAGTCACATGAACGCGAAGCTTGGGAAGACGACGGGAATGAACTGGCTGGTGAAGTGGGGCTTGGGGGGCGTGCTGCTGGTGGCTTCCGCGTGTGGGCAGTCGCCCGAGACCTCCACGCCGGCGGCGGTGGAGACGGCCGAGGTGCAGCAGCGGGCCACGGTGGCGCCGATTGGCAAGACCATCTGGCTGCGCGCCGGGACGAACGGGAAGATCGTGTCGGCGGACCGCAACATCAACGCCAACGCGCCGCTGGTCGCCAACCGGGACGCCGCCGCGGGCTGGGAGAAGTTCGTGGTGGGCAGCGCGGGCGGGGACTACATCACGCTGCGCGTGCAGGAGACGGGCGCGTACCTGTCGGCGGACCCGAACAACGCGGGCGAGGTCACCGGCTTCCGCACCGCGGTGGGCGAGTGGGAGCAGTTCCTCTGGGTGGACTTCGGCAACGGCTCCATCGGCCTCAAGGCCAAGAGCACCGGCAAGTTCGTGGTGACCGACACCAACCGGGGCGCCCACGCGCCGCTGTTCGCCGACCGCGCCACCGCGGGCCAGTGGGAGTCCTTCACCTGGGCCGCCGATGGCGGCGGCACCACGCCTCCTCCCTCGGGCGGTGGCTGGGTGCAGGTCTGGGGCGACGAGTTCGACGGCACCAGCGTCAACACGTCCAACTGGACGCCCAACACCACGGTGCACGTGAACAACGAGCAGCAGCAGTACACGAACTCGTCCGAGAACATCCAGGTGAGCAACGGCACGCTCAAGCTCATCGCGCGCTACAAGCCCACCAATGGCTATCCCTTCACCTCGGGCCGTCTGGAGAGCGCGGGCAAGCGCGAGTTCGGCCACGGCGCCGTCGAGGCGCGCATCAAGATGCCGGTGGGCCCGGGCCTGTGGCCGGCGTTCTGGATGCTCGGCAATGACATCAACTCGGTGGGCTGGCCGCAGTGCGGCGAGCTCGACATCCTGGAGAACGTGGGCTACGCGGACTGGACCTCGGGCGCGCTGCATGGCCCGGGCTATTCGGGCAACACGCCCATCAACGCCCAGTTCCGCGCCCAGTTCGTCAACAACCCCGTCAGCAACTGGCACACCTACCGCACCGAGTACTCCAGCGCGGACATCAAGTGGTTCATCGACGGCCAGCTCGTGAAGACGGTGCTCAAGTCCGAGGTGACCCGCTACGGCGCCTACGTGTACGACCACCCGTTCTTCATCATCCTCAACCTGGCGGTCGGTGGCGGCTACCCGCAGGGCGTCAACGGCGCCACCTGGCCGTACCCCGGCGTGCCGCAGTCCACCGCGGACCTCATCACCCGCACGCCGCAGGTGATGGAGATCGACTACGTGCGCGCCTTCCAGTGGCGCTAGGCCGCCGCTGAGCGGGTGAAGTCCTCGGGCGGGCCTCCTTCACGGGGGCCCGCCCCTTTTGTTTTCCGGAGGCTCACCTGGTGCTTGCGCATCCACAAGGGCTACGACCACGGCTGTCGGTGCCGACCCTCCTGCTGTTTTTGGCTCTGGCCAGACCGAATTGGCATAGCTTCCTCCAGAGCCCTTGCCCGGAGAGGCAAAGTCGATGCTTGAGTCGCTGCACCTGAAGAACGTTGGACCCACGCCTGAGATGGAGCTGCGGCTTGCGCAACGGCTCAACCTCATCACTGGCGACAACGGGCTGGGCAAGAGCTTCCTGCTGGACATCGCTTGGTGGGCCCTGACCAGGACCTGGGCTCGCTATCTGGTCCTTCCCGTGCCCTCGCAGGGCAAGCCCAGGATCGCGTACAGCTACACGAAGTCCACGCCTCGTAGCTACTCGTACGAGAGTACGTATGACCGCAAGTCCGAGCGCTGGTCCGTCAACAATGGCCGGCCCGCGATTCCGGGGCTCGTGCTTTACGCGCAGGTCGACGGAGGCTTCTCCGTGTGGGATCCGGCACGCAACTACTGGAGGACCGATGCGCCGGACCGTCCCAGCTCCTATCTCTTCGCGCCTCACGAAGTGTGGGAGGGGAACGCGCACTGTGAAGGGCTGATTCGCGACTGGGCGTCGTGGCAGCGCGAAAACGGTGAGTCCTTCAACATGCTGACCAAGGTTCTCCAGGTGCTATCACCGCTCGGGGGAGAGCCGCTGCTCCCAGGGGAGCTGCGGAAGCTCACGGTGGAAGATCCGAAGCGCTACCCGACACTGCGGATGCCCTACGGCCAGGATGTCGCCGTGACCCACGCGTCGGCGGGCATGCGGCGCATCATCGCCCTGACCTATCTCCTGATTTGGGCTTGGCAGGAACACATCGCGGCGGCCGAGGTTCGTGGCGACGATCCGGCCCGCGAGATCATCTTCCTCATCGATGAGATCGAAGCGCACCTCCATCCTCAGTGGCAGCGCCGCATCGTACCGGCCGTGCTCAACGTGATGGACGCTCTCACTGGGAATCATGGTTCCCGCGTCCAGCTCATCACGGCGACGCACTCCCCCCTGGTGCTGGCCTCCGTGGAGCCACTCTTCGACGTCAAGAAGGACGCATGGTTCGACCTGGACCTTGAAGAGGCCCGGGTCGTCCTACGGAAGCGCGAGTTCGTGCGCCGGGGAGAGGTCTCCAACTGGCTCACCAGCGAGGCCTTCGATCTGAGGAAGGCCCGGTCGCTTGAAGCCGAGTCCGCCATCGAGACCGCGCTGGCGCTGCTTCGTCAGAAGGATCCGCGATGGCAGGACGTGGAGTCCGCGGATCAGAGACTGCACGCCGCGGGGCTTCCGGATATTGATCCGTTCTGGGTCCGGTGGGGTCAGTTTGTCGAGGAGCGCAAGCCGGCGAAGCGAGGCAAGCGGTGATACCGGTCGCGCCTGCGAAGGAGCCGCCCCACTTCGACAAGAGGGTTCGTAAGAAGGGGCTGTCCGCGATTGATGAGCTGGTCGGCCGAAAGCCGCGTCTCAAGCGCCCGGGCCGTCGCCGCAAGAAGATCGCGGCCCGCGAGGCCGACATTCCTGCCGACGCCTTCCCCCCGTTCTGGCGTGATGTCCTTCCAGACATGCTGGAAGCTTATGAGCGCCGCTGTGCCTACTTGGCGCTCTATTTCGAGCATGCAACGGGCAGCCCGACCATCGACCACGTTCTTCCGAAGTCACGCGTGTGGGATCAGGTCTATGAGTGGTCGAACTACCGGCTCTGTGCCGCGCTAATCAACACGAAGAAGAACGACCTGACCTCTTTGGTGGACCCATTTGAAGTGGCCGAGGGTTGGTTCGCCTTGGAACTCGTGGCATTCCAGGTCGTTCGCGGTCCCAAGGCTCCCCCGGGCAAGGCGAAGGAGATCGAGGAGACCCTCCGCGTGCTCAACATGCCCGAGTGCCTCAAGGCGCGTGAGGAGTACGTCACGTGTTACGAGCGGGGGAACATTAAGCTCTCCTATCTTGAGCGGCGGGCTCCGTTCGTGGCGTCCGAGCTCAGGCGTCAAGGTCGCCTGCTCAAAGAGGACAGCTGATAGG from Melittangium boletus DSM 14713 includes the following:
- a CDS encoding glycoside hydrolase family 16 protein; translated protein: MNAKLGKTTGMNWLVKWGLGGVLLVASACGQSPETSTPAAVETAEVQQRATVAPIGKTIWLRAGTNGKIVSADRNINANAPLVANRDAAAGWEKFVVGSAGGDYITLRVQETGAYLSADPNNAGEVTGFRTAVGEWEQFLWVDFGNGSIGLKAKSTGKFVVTDTNRGAHAPLFADRATAGQWESFTWAADGGGTTPPPSGGGWVQVWGDEFDGTSVNTSNWTPNTTVHVNNEQQQYTNSSENIQVSNGTLKLIARYKPTNGYPFTSGRLESAGKREFGHGAVEARIKMPVGPGLWPAFWMLGNDINSVGWPQCGELDILENVGYADWTSGALHGPGYSGNTPINAQFRAQFVNNPVSNWHTYRTEYSSADIKWFIDGQLVKTVLKSEVTRYGAYVYDHPFFIILNLAVGGGYPQGVNGATWPYPGVPQSTADLITRTPQVMEIDYVRAFQWR
- a CDS encoding AAA family ATPase — protein: MELRLAQRLNLITGDNGLGKSFLLDIAWWALTRTWARYLVLPVPSQGKPRIAYSYTKSTPRSYSYESTYDRKSERWSVNNGRPAIPGLVLYAQVDGGFSVWDPARNYWRTDAPDRPSSYLFAPHEVWEGNAHCEGLIRDWASWQRENGESFNMLTKVLQVLSPLGGEPLLPGELRKLTVEDPKRYPTLRMPYGQDVAVTHASAGMRRIIALTYLLIWAWQEHIAAAEVRGDDPAREIIFLIDEIEAHLHPQWQRRIVPAVLNVMDALTGNHGSRVQLITATHSPLVLASVEPLFDVKKDAWFDLDLEEARVVLRKREFVRRGEVSNWLTSEAFDLRKARSLEAESAIETALALLRQKDPRWQDVESADQRLHAAGLPDIDPFWVRWGQFVEERKPAKRGKR
- a CDS encoding GFA family protein, coding for MAETKKYTGGCHCGRFTFEVDTDLGTAISCNCSICTKRGLLLTFATPEQFALKKGQQDELKKYQFNKKVIDHLFCPDCGVEAFGTGKTPDGKTMFAINVRCLEGVDLAALQPRPVDGRSF
- a CDS encoding metallophosphoesterase, giving the protein MSSRTLIQGYFPLLAALVATVIQWPTVAWLREATHSPLPLLAAVLVSVPYLVQLKNPWHTTRPRFVSYLALGWWIACLMFDLLLIPSELAIHAGVPATGVWTFAGAFAVATGVRSVLGRPRLRQLEVRVDGLPPALDGYRIGQISDVHCGPNISERRVSSWVARLNALELDLVTVTGDLITHGSTHVEAVARALGGLRAKDGVFACMGNHDYFTDGEHLVRELERWGLQVLRNRGVVVERDGARLYVAGVDDTWTSRHDLTRALADRPEGVPTVLLAHDPDLFPMAHARGVELTLSGHTHGGQLAIPGVRRLSLARVLTRWTAGMYRRDRSWLYVNLGAGTTGPPVRWGAPAELAVLTLRRA
- a CDS encoding ATP-binding protein is translated as MRTVPGAPIRLPFQRKLLLAFAAVLLPVLVLLGADIVSDARSTQEAFLEAQSLTAHAVAVQVSESFDAAIDLGWAVANDPLVRTLDPLHLDTHLRRLTGHPSRFNSIGVYDAHGLNRGWGDPDAPAEPRLRIGDRPYFQRAMATNAPVVSEVIELRRPLRTALLISVPIRDALEQPIGVVNVVMGTELLAQRSLPARMHTRQEILLVDPRGRLAFHTGFPSLPFTRGDAFAAFPPLRAALGGLPSQVDRATSPLDQDVFLGAFVPTPRYHWAVGVVASRELALAPLSARLYTKLAAFGGILLFSGLMAAALARIQARPVRQLQALAQALGRGDMGQRARIRTGDEMEELGEALDQMAAHIAQRQREVDALRAEAERHARQLGAIIASVPDAIFLASPDERLSDANPAGLRLLGLTERTQLGLTLNEFIQRYALRHADGRPMSMAELPLLRALKGETFTDVEMRLRDPSGEERLVSVNGAPVKNASGRIILGETVVHDITERKRTEGERVRMLERERAFARLGQALVREVELERITQVASEQCIHALGSDAVGLWMMDAEAVGLHLKASHGFTKAIREGLGGIPLSASALAARAAREETPQVIEDLQSEKDASPGHVLAAREGFHAMVAIPLHSRGRMVGVLTSLSRTPRVFSTRDLEFHMTVGQLVAVALEKARLFQEVREALRLREEFMSAAAHELKTPVTTLQTWADILTWKEEGSERQRKGLAAIARGARRLGRLVEHLFTATRLAPGIAKLERGQVDLRALVSERVTSLARSTEHPIHLVADEVPPVDADRQRMSEVMIHLLENAIRYSPPARPIEVRLECAESEAVVSVHDQGPGIPPERQPHVFEPLYEPLPSGAPGYVGMVGLGLHLSSRIIEAHGGRIWLESTPGQGTTFCFSLPFHRMEGSRHANA